In a single window of the Pandoraea pulmonicola genome:
- a CDS encoding cysteine dioxygenase codes for MTVGITAIPEGVAPATTRHDLSEHDYDALDPLRTFVAAFSRLLERRPHESTLLEEGAGLLAQLVARDDWLPDAFAQPHPEHYQQYLLHCDSAQRFSIVSFVWGPGQRTPIHDHTVWGLIGMLRGAEDSQPYVLDAQGVPVVAGEPVRLVPGDVEVLSPRLGDIHRVSNAHDDRVSVSIHVYGANIGAVHRSVFTEAGERKGFVSGYANARLPNPWGRAVPRV; via the coding sequence ATGACCGTTGGCATCACCGCAATTCCAGAGGGCGTGGCGCCGGCCACGACCCGGCACGATCTGTCCGAGCACGATTACGACGCACTCGATCCGTTGCGCACCTTCGTCGCGGCGTTTTCGCGGCTGCTGGAGCGTCGTCCGCACGAGAGCACATTGCTCGAAGAAGGCGCGGGGCTGCTCGCCCAGTTGGTGGCGCGCGACGACTGGTTGCCCGACGCCTTCGCGCAACCCCATCCCGAGCACTACCAGCAATATCTGCTGCATTGCGATTCGGCGCAGCGTTTTTCCATCGTGAGCTTCGTGTGGGGGCCGGGGCAGCGTACGCCGATACACGATCACACCGTATGGGGGCTGATCGGCATGTTGCGCGGTGCGGAGGATTCGCAGCCCTACGTGCTCGACGCGCAGGGCGTGCCCGTCGTTGCGGGCGAGCCGGTGCGGCTTGTGCCGGGCGACGTCGAGGTGCTTTCGCCGCGTCTGGGCGACATCCATCGCGTGAGCAATGCCCATGACGACCGTGTCAGCGTGAGCATTCACGTGTACGGCGCGAACATCGGCGCGGTGCATCGCAGCGTGTTCACCGAAGCCGGCGAGCGCAAGGGGTTCGTCTCCGGTTACGCCAATGCGCGCTTGCCGAATCCCTGGGGACGTGCGGTGCCGCGCGTCTGA
- a CDS encoding acyl-CoA dehydrogenase family protein, translating into MLALPRAEGPARLAQLDALLAPITRALAEGAAALDREARFPFENFALLHRHGLIAEVVPRDLGGGGAGLATARRIVGAVAAGESATALVLTMTYLQHRSLVRESTRWPEAQRRAVFESAVRDGALINALRVEPELGTPARGGLPSTVARRTASGWRLSGRKLYCTGIPALRWLSVWARTDEPEPRVGVFLVPRPDGSRDTPDRPGIRVVPNWDHLGLRASGSHEVILEDVDLPFGNAVDIRPLHEWAPAGIGQRDNDAHIEQQAWMSVLLGTLYDAVARAGVDWLVAFLNTRVPGNLGAPLASVARVQETVGEIAALLHVNQRLLDAAAQAADAGTPDDDIASGALKFTVTGNAIRVLELALQLSGNHGLSRNNPLERHHRDVLCSRIHTPQNDTILGAAGRRALAAFRESV; encoded by the coding sequence GTGCTTGCGCTGCCGCGGGCGGAGGGTCCGGCGCGTCTCGCGCAACTTGACGCCTTGCTCGCCCCGATCACGCGCGCTCTTGCCGAAGGGGCTGCCGCGCTCGACCGCGAGGCGCGCTTCCCGTTCGAGAATTTCGCGCTGTTGCATCGTCATGGACTGATTGCCGAAGTGGTGCCACGTGACCTCGGTGGCGGCGGCGCCGGGCTGGCGACCGCGCGTCGCATCGTCGGCGCCGTGGCGGCCGGGGAGTCGGCGACGGCGCTCGTGTTGACGATGACGTATCTGCAGCATCGCTCGCTCGTGCGCGAAAGCACGCGCTGGCCGGAGGCGCAGCGGCGCGCCGTGTTCGAGAGCGCGGTGCGCGATGGGGCGCTCATCAATGCGCTGCGTGTGGAGCCGGAGCTCGGCACGCCGGCGCGCGGCGGATTGCCGTCGACCGTGGCGCGTCGCACGGCATCGGGCTGGCGTCTGTCGGGTCGCAAGCTTTATTGCACCGGTATTCCCGCGTTGCGCTGGCTGTCCGTGTGGGCGCGCACCGACGAGCCGGAGCCGCGCGTCGGCGTCTTCCTCGTGCCGCGGCCGGACGGTTCGCGCGACACGCCCGATCGTCCGGGCATTCGCGTCGTGCCGAACTGGGATCATCTGGGGTTGCGCGCGTCGGGTAGTCACGAGGTCATCCTCGAAGACGTCGATCTGCCGTTCGGCAATGCCGTCGACATCCGTCCGTTGCACGAGTGGGCGCCCGCGGGCATCGGCCAGCGCGACAACGATGCGCACATCGAACAGCAGGCGTGGATGAGCGTGCTGCTCGGCACGCTCTACGACGCGGTGGCGCGGGCGGGCGTCGACTGGCTCGTCGCCTTCCTGAACACACGGGTGCCGGGCAATCTTGGCGCGCCGCTCGCGAGCGTGGCGCGGGTGCAGGAGACGGTCGGCGAGATTGCCGCGCTGCTGCACGTCAATCAGCGTCTGCTCGATGCCGCGGCCCAGGCGGCCGACGCGGGCACGCCCGACGACGACATCGCCAGCGGCGCGCTCAAGTTCACCGTGACGGGCAATGCCATTCGCGTGCTCGAACTGGCCTTGCAGCTCTCGGGCAACCATGGGCTTTCGCGCAACAATCCGCTCGAGCGCCACCATCGCGACGTGCTGTGCAGCCGCATCCACACGCCGCAGAACGACACCATCCTGGGCGCGGCCGGCCGGCGCGCGCTCGCTGCTTTTCGGGAATCCGTATGA
- a CDS encoding LLM class flavin-dependent oxidoreductase, with protein sequence MSVEIIGMIQSSKQSEIHPQKGPAVDRDYVRNFARAHEQSGFDRILVPHHSTSPSATLTIAYASTVTENIHFMLAHRPGFVAPTLAARQIATLDQFSGGRLGVHFISGGSDDEQARDGDFLSHDERYARTDEYLGILRRIWTENEPFDHDGKYYRFKQGFSEVKPVQQPHVPIFFGGASEAALEVAARHADIYALWGESLAQVRELTTRVRAAAAVHGRVPRFSVSFRPILAETEEKAWARADQILAQAKAIREAAGLPQGSALQSEGARRLLAAADKGARLDKVLWTEIAKLIGGRSNSTALVGTPEQVADALLDYYDLGVSTFLIRGFDPLGDAIDYGRELIPRLRTLVAERDRRNDAARRAA encoded by the coding sequence ATGAGCGTCGAGATCATCGGCATGATTCAAAGCAGCAAGCAATCCGAAATACATCCGCAGAAGGGCCCCGCGGTCGATCGCGACTACGTGCGCAACTTCGCCCGCGCTCACGAGCAGTCCGGCTTCGACCGAATTCTCGTGCCGCACCATTCCACCAGTCCGTCGGCCACGCTCACGATCGCCTACGCGTCGACCGTGACCGAGAACATCCATTTCATGCTCGCTCACCGTCCGGGCTTCGTCGCACCGACGCTCGCCGCACGCCAGATCGCCACGCTCGACCAGTTCAGCGGCGGACGTCTGGGGGTTCACTTCATCTCGGGCGGTTCCGACGACGAGCAGGCCCGCGACGGCGACTTCCTCTCGCACGACGAGCGCTACGCGCGCACCGACGAGTACCTGGGCATCCTGCGCCGTATCTGGACGGAAAACGAACCGTTCGATCACGACGGCAAGTACTACCGCTTCAAGCAAGGCTTCTCCGAGGTCAAGCCAGTGCAGCAGCCGCACGTACCGATCTTCTTCGGCGGTGCGTCGGAAGCCGCGCTCGAAGTCGCGGCCAGGCATGCCGACATCTATGCGCTGTGGGGCGAATCGCTCGCCCAGGTACGCGAACTCACCACGCGCGTGCGCGCCGCGGCCGCCGTGCATGGCCGCGTGCCGCGCTTCTCGGTGTCGTTCCGCCCGATCCTGGCGGAGACGGAGGAAAAGGCCTGGGCGCGCGCGGACCAGATCCTCGCGCAAGCCAAGGCCATTCGCGAAGCGGCCGGCCTGCCGCAAGGCTCGGCCCTGCAAAGCGAAGGCGCGCGACGTCTGCTCGCGGCCGCCGACAAGGGCGCGCGCCTGGACAAGGTGTTGTGGACGGAGATCGCCAAGCTCATCGGCGGGCGTTCGAACTCGACGGCGCTCGTCGGCACGCCCGAGCAGGTCGCCGACGCCCTGCTCGACTACTACGACCTGGGCGTGAGCACGTTCCTCATTCGCGGCTTCGATCCGCTGGGCGACGCCATCGACTACGGGCGCGAACTGATCCCGCGCCTGCGCACGCTGGTCGCCGAGCGCGATCGCCGGAACGACGCCGCGCGCCGCGCCGCCTGA
- a CDS encoding class II aldolase/adducin family protein has product MAAVLPIDTQTPTAPHPTRTTPTGLVLNAAPRQRFWFDPPPVRSDVLAERRHRQTRLAAAFRIFARHGFDLGLAGHITARDPELPDHFWVNPLGVHFSRIKVSDLLLVNSKGETVVGDRPLNKAAFAIHAAIHEAHPHLVAAAHTHSTYGKAWSTLGRALDPLTQDSCGFFEDHALFDDFTGMVVDDSEGQRIANALRKPDGSGTVKGAILKNHGILTAGPTVEAAAWWYIALENAAHTQLLAEAAGTPQPIDEATARHTHGQVGGPEGALYSFESLYEGLVEAEPDLLD; this is encoded by the coding sequence ATGGCCGCCGTTCTGCCCATCGACACGCAAACGCCCACCGCGCCTCACCCGACGCGCACCACGCCGACCGGGCTCGTACTCAACGCCGCCCCGCGGCAACGCTTCTGGTTCGATCCCCCGCCCGTGCGCAGCGACGTGCTCGCCGAGCGCCGCCATCGTCAGACGCGTCTTGCCGCCGCCTTCCGCATCTTCGCGCGCCATGGCTTCGACCTCGGTCTGGCCGGGCACATCACCGCGCGCGACCCGGAGTTGCCCGATCACTTCTGGGTCAATCCGCTCGGCGTGCACTTCTCGCGCATCAAGGTCTCCGACCTGCTGCTCGTGAACAGCAAGGGCGAGACGGTCGTCGGCGACAGGCCGCTGAACAAGGCGGCCTTCGCGATTCACGCGGCGATCCACGAAGCGCATCCGCATCTCGTGGCCGCCGCACACACGCACTCGACCTACGGCAAGGCATGGTCGACGCTGGGCCGTGCGCTCGACCCGCTCACGCAGGATTCGTGCGGGTTCTTCGAAGACCATGCGCTCTTCGACGACTTCACCGGCATGGTGGTCGACGACAGCGAAGGCCAGCGCATTGCGAACGCGCTGCGCAAACCCGACGGCAGCGGCACCGTCAAGGGCGCCATCCTGAAGAACCACGGCATTCTCACCGCCGGACCGACCGTGGAGGCCGCGGCGTGGTGGTACATCGCGCTGGAGAACGCCGCGCACACGCAACTGCTGGCCGAAGCCGCCGGCACGCCGCAACCGATCGACGAGGCGACCGCCCGCCACACGCACGGCCAGGTCGGCGGCCCCGAAGGCGCGCTGTATTCGTTCGAGAGTCTGTACGAAGGGCTCGTCGAGGCCGAACCCGATCTGCTCGACTGA
- a CDS encoding ABC transporter substrate-binding protein — translation MKFRHTAKSSHIAPDSPTAQDVHAGRRKVLRAGTAAALAAPALLLGRRAWSQPRKLTFAWNQNSFCLTPIVAAQERGFFEKNGLQVDLINYSGSTDQLLESIATGKADAAVGMIHRWLKPLEAGFDVKIIGSSHGGCVRLLGAKAAGVTTLASLKGKTIGVSDLAAPGKHFFQILLSKHGIDADRDVTWRQYPADLLGVAVDKGEIQAIADGDPNLYLLEKRTNGAYVELATNLTGEYARKVCCVIGARGELVRNDRAAASALARSIVQATDFVNENPNEAAKIFAKYSPKISPEDLRKLYATLTYTHHPTGVDLRDEIAFFADDFRRIGVLKKTTDPQKLAQHVYANVLG, via the coding sequence ATGAAGTTCCGCCACACCGCCAAGTCATCCCACATCGCGCCGGACAGCCCGACCGCCCAAGACGTTCACGCCGGGCGCCGCAAGGTGCTGCGCGCCGGCACGGCGGCCGCCCTCGCAGCGCCCGCGCTGCTGCTCGGCCGTCGCGCCTGGTCCCAGCCGCGCAAGCTCACCTTCGCCTGGAACCAGAACTCGTTCTGCCTCACGCCCATCGTGGCCGCACAGGAGCGCGGCTTCTTCGAGAAGAACGGCCTGCAGGTCGATCTGATCAACTACAGCGGCTCGACCGACCAGTTGCTCGAATCGATCGCCACCGGCAAGGCCGACGCCGCCGTGGGCATGATCCACCGCTGGCTCAAGCCGCTCGAAGCGGGTTTCGACGTGAAGATCATCGGCAGCTCGCACGGCGGCTGCGTGCGACTGCTCGGCGCCAAGGCGGCCGGCGTGACCACGCTCGCGTCGCTCAAGGGCAAGACCATCGGCGTGTCCGATCTCGCCGCTCCCGGCAAGCACTTCTTCCAGATCCTGCTCTCGAAGCACGGCATCGACGCCGATCGCGACGTCACATGGCGTCAGTACCCGGCGGACCTGCTCGGGGTGGCCGTCGACAAGGGCGAGATCCAGGCCATCGCCGACGGCGATCCGAATCTGTACCTGCTGGAAAAGCGCACCAACGGCGCCTACGTGGAGCTGGCCACCAACCTCACCGGCGAATACGCACGCAAGGTGTGCTGCGTGATCGGCGCGCGCGGCGAACTGGTGCGCAACGACCGGGCGGCGGCCAGCGCCCTCGCACGCTCGATCGTGCAGGCGACCGACTTCGTCAACGAGAACCCGAACGAGGCGGCGAAGATCTTCGCCAAGTACTCGCCGAAGATCAGCCCGGAAGATCTGCGCAAGCTCTACGCGACCCTCACCTACACCCATCATCCGACCGGCGTGGATCTGCGCGACGAGATCGCATTCTTCGCCGACGACTTCCGGCGTATCGGCGTGCTAAAGAAGACGACCGATCCGCAGAAACTGGCGCAGCACGTCTACGCCAACGTCCTGGGATAA
- a CDS encoding ABC transporter permease yields MSAILDNAALRGTSPVAALELAEQVDGATLRTHAAAPVPRFDETEIDQLFAAPRTPPLWGVGFAAALAWAALGALTLRWPNKVVGFADWAFTDELGVVALVVAAALAVLSVAGRATPPLLRARQTLTGAGPWLVAIALGLAAWEILTAKTGTLPTPFFAPPQALIEVYTDDWRRLGDSAVNTLRLLGIGFGLGAAAGFLIGVSIGWSRAIGYWVHPVLRVLGPVPATALLPLTFYFFPSSYSAAAFLIALSTAFPVAVLTWSGVASVNKSYYDVARTLGASDAFLVLRVAIPAALPNVFVGLFMGLGASFSVLVTAEMMGVKSGLGWYLTWAQGWASYVNMYAALIVMALLFSGVITLLFTVRDRALAWQKGTVKW; encoded by the coding sequence ATGAGTGCCATTCTCGATAACGCTGCGCTGCGCGGCACCTCGCCCGTCGCCGCGCTGGAACTCGCGGAGCAGGTCGACGGCGCCACGCTGCGCACGCACGCCGCCGCACCGGTGCCCCGCTTCGACGAGACGGAAATCGATCAGCTGTTCGCCGCACCGCGCACGCCGCCCTTGTGGGGCGTGGGCTTCGCCGCCGCGCTGGCGTGGGCCGCGCTCGGCGCGCTCACGCTGCGCTGGCCCAACAAGGTCGTCGGCTTCGCGGACTGGGCCTTCACCGATGAGTTGGGGGTCGTCGCGCTGGTTGTCGCCGCGGCGCTGGCCGTGCTCTCCGTAGCCGGACGCGCCACCCCGCCCCTGCTCCGTGCACGCCAGACGCTTACCGGTGCGGGCCCGTGGCTGGTGGCGATCGCACTCGGCCTGGCCGCCTGGGAGATTCTCACGGCCAAGACCGGCACGCTGCCCACGCCGTTCTTCGCCCCGCCGCAAGCACTCATCGAGGTCTACACCGACGACTGGCGGCGCCTCGGCGACAGCGCCGTGAACACGCTCAGGCTGCTGGGCATCGGCTTCGGGCTCGGCGCCGCCGCCGGCTTTCTGATCGGCGTCTCGATCGGCTGGTCGCGCGCCATCGGCTACTGGGTACACCCGGTCCTGCGCGTGCTCGGCCCGGTGCCCGCCACCGCGCTGCTGCCGCTCACGTTCTACTTCTTCCCGTCGAGCTACTCGGCAGCGGCCTTTCTCATCGCCTTGTCGACGGCGTTTCCCGTGGCGGTGCTCACGTGGTCCGGCGTCGCGAGCGTGAACAAGAGCTACTACGACGTGGCGCGCACGCTCGGTGCGTCGGACGCGTTCCTCGTACTCCGCGTCGCGATTCCCGCCGCCCTGCCCAACGTCTTCGTCGGCCTGTTCATGGGCCTCGGCGCATCGTTCTCCGTGCTCGTCACCGCCGAGATGATGGGCGTGAAGTCCGGCCTCGGCTGGTACCTCACATGGGCGCAGGGCTGGGCCTCGTACGTGAACATGTACGCCGCACTGATCGTCATGGCGCTGTTGTTCTCGGGCGTCATCACCCTGCTCTTCACCGTTCGCGATCGCGCGCTCGCCTGGCAGAAAGGAACCGTCAAATGGTAA
- a CDS encoding ABC transporter ATP-binding protein yields MVSPATSHASLDDAPPLTTQAVTAAGDNRVSPDPSPRVSANDSGARIDIRGVSHWFGTRQSPLQVLDGVDLSVAPGEFVALLGPSGCGKSTLLRLVAGLETATRGTIAQDGTDITRPDPSRIVVFQDPTLYPWRRVRENVALGLQARGVLAKERQRVDAALARVGLSEFADAFPHQLSGGMAQRAALARALVNDPRLLVLDEPLGKLDSLTRLAMQSELVDLWQRAGFSALLVTHDVEEALFLAQRVIVFSPRPARIVAELRVDLPYPRHRGDTRLTELRHEALRHLGLDASW; encoded by the coding sequence ATGGTAAGTCCGGCCACCTCCCATGCCTCGCTCGACGACGCCCCGCCCTTGACGACGCAGGCGGTGACAGCCGCAGGCGACAACCGCGTCAGCCCGGACCCCAGTCCCCGCGTCAGCGCCAACGACAGTGGTGCGCGGATCGACATTCGCGGCGTGAGCCATTGGTTCGGCACGCGCCAATCGCCGCTGCAGGTGCTCGACGGCGTCGATCTGAGCGTCGCCCCCGGCGAATTCGTGGCGCTGCTCGGCCCGAGCGGCTGCGGCAAGTCCACGCTGCTGCGTCTCGTGGCCGGACTGGAGACGGCCACGCGCGGCACGATCGCGCAGGACGGCACCGACATCACGCGTCCCGATCCGTCGCGCATCGTGGTGTTTCAGGATCCGACGCTGTACCCATGGCGCCGCGTACGCGAGAACGTCGCGCTCGGCCTTCAGGCGCGCGGCGTGCTCGCCAAGGAGCGTCAGCGCGTGGATGCGGCGCTTGCCCGCGTGGGACTCTCGGAGTTCGCCGACGCCTTCCCGCATCAGCTCTCCGGCGGCATGGCGCAGCGCGCGGCGCTCGCGCGCGCGCTGGTCAACGATCCGCGCCTGCTGGTACTCGACGAACCGCTCGGCAAGCTCGATTCGCTCACGCGGCTGGCGATGCAAAGCGAGTTGGTCGATCTGTGGCAGCGCGCCGGCTTTTCCGCGCTGCTCGTCACGCACGACGTCGAAGAGGCGCTTTTCCTCGCACAACGCGTGATCGTGTTCAGCCCGCGTCCGGCCCGCATCGTCGCGGAACTGCGCGTCGATCTGCCGTATCCGCGCCATCGCGGCGATACGCGCCTCACCGAACTGCGCCACGAAGCACTGCGACACCTGGGGCTCGATGCAAGCTGGTGA
- a CDS encoding c-type cytochrome: MTLPPTHWWLNALLQALQSVQAVGLHALYALGLTDDSHGAPAWPWSARIAGENLVIDVALARQFAWMLAALAFAFACVLLALIWRRAWRWLLGAAVLALAVAPWPSPSLWLSAAVPTSFHTNPNGFTVQSIARGERVYAANCVACHGVDGRGEGPLASTLRRWPPTMASALLSRRADGELFWHVLYGMRDAQGMTMPGFAGRLSDREIWSTLDYMRVLSASAGMAAGGSWPVPVALPSLAVRCGNAPARDIADWRGRQRVRIVAVDAAHPPPFEDPRFLTLLLKRDAAALDPALRTASAPRALRVKASVTNLLGERAGCVADAPQAWAVFAQIAGQSPSALAGTEWLADRDGWLRALAPAGRRGWADGGLMCTTTTALPDAADSGATQARRADPLTATLRQMDDDPVRFVKGGFVH; encoded by the coding sequence ATGACGTTGCCTCCGACGCATTGGTGGCTCAACGCCCTGCTGCAAGCGCTGCAATCCGTTCAGGCCGTCGGGCTCCATGCGCTCTACGCGCTGGGCCTCACCGACGATTCGCACGGCGCGCCGGCGTGGCCGTGGAGCGCTCGCATCGCGGGCGAAAACCTGGTGATCGACGTCGCGCTCGCGCGGCAGTTCGCGTGGATGCTCGCCGCCCTCGCATTCGCCTTCGCCTGCGTGCTGCTGGCGCTGATATGGCGTCGCGCATGGCGCTGGCTGCTGGGGGCGGCGGTCCTTGCTCTCGCGGTCGCGCCGTGGCCGTCGCCATCGCTGTGGCTGAGCGCGGCGGTGCCGACCAGCTTCCACACCAATCCGAACGGCTTCACGGTGCAGAGCATCGCGCGCGGCGAACGCGTGTATGCGGCGAACTGCGTCGCCTGCCACGGCGTCGACGGGCGCGGCGAAGGACCGCTCGCGTCCACACTGCGTCGCTGGCCGCCGACGATGGCGAGCGCGCTGCTCAGCCGTCGCGCCGACGGCGAACTCTTCTGGCACGTGCTGTACGGCATGCGCGACGCGCAAGGGATGACCATGCCCGGCTTCGCGGGCCGCCTGAGCGACCGCGAGATCTGGTCCACCCTCGATTACATGCGGGTGCTGTCCGCGTCGGCCGGCATGGCCGCGGGCGGCAGTTGGCCTGTGCCGGTGGCGCTTCCGTCGCTCGCCGTCAGGTGCGGCAATGCGCCGGCGCGCGACATCGCCGACTGGCGCGGACGTCAACGCGTGCGGATCGTGGCGGTGGACGCCGCCCATCCGCCGCCATTCGAAGACCCTCGCTTCCTGACACTGCTATTGAAACGCGACGCCGCGGCGCTCGACCCGGCGCTACGGACTGCGTCGGCGCCGCGTGCGCTGCGCGTGAAAGCGTCCGTCACGAACCTGCTCGGCGAGCGCGCCGGCTGCGTGGCCGACGCACCTCAAGCGTGGGCCGTCTTCGCGCAGATCGCCGGACAGTCCCCCTCGGCGCTCGCGGGCACCGAATGGCTTGCCGATCGCGACGGCTGGCTGCGCGCGCTCGCACCGGCGGGCCGTCGCGGCTGGGCCGATGGCGGCCTGATGTGCACGACGACGACCGCCCTGCCCGACGCCGCCGACAGCGGTGCGACGCAAGCACGCCGTGCCGATCCCCTCACCGCCACGCTGCGCCAGATGGACGACGACCCCGTGCGCTTCGTCAAGGGCGGCTTCGTCCACTGA
- a CDS encoding ABC transporter substrate-binding protein — MTISRRRFLQYVTTSSAAGALTTLVAPGVSLAQSGRPVLKAGDQKGGLRALLEAADALRQLPYDIQWTEFPAAAPLAEALNAGAVDCGPIGDAPMIFALSAGAAIKIIGANRSDAYGTAVIVRPDATLRTAADLKGRNVGTTRGSIGHFVTLKAITAAGLTPADVNFRFLPPADTITALASGSVDAWATWEPYTAVAETTGRGRVLVNGRGLWSGLSYLAATDAAIAAKPEILRDFLARVVRAQAWSYQHVDAFSAAMARIIGIPPEAARLQFSRRATKWRNIDGALVAEQQRTADFYSQVGLLRQPLDVKPTFDRRFPIEV, encoded by the coding sequence ATGACGATTTCCCGACGCCGCTTCCTCCAGTACGTCACGACTTCGAGCGCGGCGGGTGCGCTGACCACACTCGTCGCGCCCGGCGTCTCGCTGGCGCAATCGGGCCGACCGGTGCTCAAGGCCGGCGACCAGAAAGGCGGTCTGCGCGCGCTGCTCGAAGCAGCCGACGCGCTGCGGCAACTGCCCTACGACATCCAGTGGACCGAGTTTCCGGCCGCGGCCCCCCTGGCCGAAGCGCTCAATGCCGGTGCGGTCGATTGCGGTCCCATCGGCGACGCACCGATGATCTTTGCGTTGTCCGCGGGCGCGGCCATCAAGATCATCGGCGCGAACCGCTCGGACGCCTACGGGACGGCCGTCATCGTGCGGCCCGACGCGACGCTGCGCACGGCCGCCGATCTCAAGGGCAGGAACGTCGGCACCACGCGCGGCTCCATCGGCCACTTCGTGACGCTCAAGGCGATCACCGCCGCCGGACTCACGCCGGCGGACGTGAATTTCCGCTTCCTGCCGCCCGCCGACACGATTACGGCCCTGGCGAGCGGATCGGTCGACGCCTGGGCGACCTGGGAACCCTACACGGCCGTGGCGGAGACCACGGGGCGCGGTCGCGTGCTGGTCAATGGCCGGGGGTTGTGGTCGGGGCTGAGCTATCTGGCGGCCACGGATGCGGCGATCGCCGCCAAGCCGGAGATCCTGCGCGACTTCCTCGCGCGGGTCGTGCGGGCGCAAGCCTGGTCGTATCAGCATGTGGATGCGTTTTCGGCCGCCATGGCGCGCATCATAGGCATCCCGCCCGAAGCGGCCAGGCTGCAGTTTTCGCGACGCGCGACGAAATGGCGCAACATCGACGGCGCCCTCGTCGCCGAACAGCAGCGCACCGCCGACTTCTATTCGCAAGTGGGATTGCTGCGTCAGCCGCTCGACGTGAAGCCGACGTTCGACCGACGCTTTCCTATCGAAGTGTGA
- a CDS encoding TetR/AcrR family transcriptional regulator: MRSNTPVKKAAASNASSAPRTKPAEVRLEELMAAAEALFLEKGVDAATVSEITERAKVAKGTFYHYFASKTDMLEALKTRYTRQFLAQLESAVRACAPDDWPQRLRVWIRTTMQTYVATHRTHDMVYASHHHYDRTNAERNAILEQLTDILTQGEAAGAWRSSPPRVLALILYSGVHGATDELIGMPRHRHEAFIDAVTQACLRMVDVGNVPASAAESPKDARSRGRSA; this comes from the coding sequence ATGCGATCGAACACACCGGTGAAGAAGGCTGCCGCGTCTAATGCATCAAGTGCGCCGCGTACAAAACCGGCGGAAGTCCGTCTGGAAGAGTTGATGGCGGCGGCCGAGGCGCTGTTTCTGGAGAAGGGCGTCGATGCCGCGACCGTGAGCGAAATCACCGAGCGTGCGAAGGTCGCGAAGGGGACGTTCTATCATTACTTCGCGTCGAAGACCGACATGCTCGAAGCGCTCAAGACGCGCTACACGCGGCAGTTCCTGGCGCAACTGGAGTCGGCGGTGCGGGCGTGTGCGCCTGACGACTGGCCGCAGCGGCTGCGCGTGTGGATCCGCACGACGATGCAGACGTACGTTGCGACGCATCGCACGCACGACATGGTCTATGCGAGCCACCATCATTACGACCGCACCAACGCGGAGCGCAATGCGATTCTCGAGCAACTGACGGACATACTGACGCAAGGCGAGGCCGCCGGGGCGTGGCGCTCGTCACCGCCGCGTGTGCTCGCGCTCATCCTTTACTCCGGCGTGCACGGGGCCACGGACGAACTGATCGGCATGCCCCGCCATCGTCACGAGGCGTTCATCGATGCGGTGACGCAAGCGTGTCTGCGCATGGTCGACGTCGGGAACGTTCCGGCCTCCGCCGCCGAATCGCCGAAGGACGCGCGGTCCCGCGGGCGTTCGGCTTGA